A stretch of the bacterium genome encodes the following:
- a CDS encoding response regulator has product MSAQVNISNAVDTVEMTKWNVLVIEDDKPLNSLIQKKLNRAGFKTSGAYNGKEAFEFMSEYPDTLNLLDYRLPDIDGKEFVVEMHKHNLDTPFIVLTGQDDVKIAIEMMKLGARDYLIKDANILDYLPEITKKAIKDILLEQDLIKAEWALRKSEKTLKKQNIHLDQKNAAFREMLSQLSVEKVKIEQQMVANIECMLLPLLERLKSFGQPEDDVYIDLIEKSIEEITSSFGVGLLRKANSLSSREVEICNMIKNGLSTKEIALALIISPRTVEFHRDNIRKKLNIKSKSVCLLSYLKSL; this is encoded by the coding sequence ATGAGTGCTCAAGTCAATATTAGCAATGCTGTGGATACAGTCGAAATGACGAAATGGAATGTGCTTGTCATTGAGGATGACAAACCACTTAATTCGCTAATTCAAAAAAAACTTAACCGAGCCGGTTTCAAAACATCCGGCGCCTATAATGGAAAAGAAGCATTCGAATTCATGTCCGAATATCCCGATACACTCAACTTACTCGACTACAGACTCCCCGACATCGACGGCAAGGAATTCGTTGTTGAGATGCATAAACACAACCTCGATACGCCGTTTATCGTGCTTACTGGACAGGACGATGTCAAGATAGCGATCGAGATGATGAAACTCGGTGCGAGGGATTACCTCATTAAAGACGCGAATATCCTCGATTATCTACCCGAAATCACTAAAAAGGCGATAAAAGATATCCTACTCGAACAGGACCTCATAAAAGCCGAGTGGGCTTTACGCAAAAGCGAAAAAACACTTAAAAAGCAGAATATCCACCTCGATCAGAAAAATGCTGCATTCAGGGAAATGCTTAGCCAATTGAGTGTCGAAAAAGTAAAAATCGAACAACAAATGGTCGCAAATATTGAATGCATGCTTCTTCCACTACTTGAAAGGTTGAAATCTTTCGGGCAACCGGAGGATGATGTCTATATCGATCTGATCGAGAAGTCGATAGAGGAGATCACATCGTCTTTCGGGGTTGGCCTTTTGAGGAAAGCAAATTCTCTCTCCTCGAGAGAGGTCGAAATCTGCAATATGATAAAAAACGGACTCTCTACAAAAGAGATAGCGTTAGCGCTTATCATCTCGCCAAGAACCGTCGAATTCCATCGAGATAATATTCGCAAAAAGCTGAATATCAAGAGCAAATCCGTATGCCTGCTCTCCTATCTCAAATCTCTCTAA